The Ziziphus jujuba cultivar Dongzao chromosome 5, ASM3175591v1 genome segment TGGCGACTGAGATGGTCTTTTTCGAAGAGCCCTAGCTGcgttttcaaaaggaaaagtagagaaaataaaaaccaaaaaacaaggaaaaaaaaaaaagacaacgcattttgatagagaaaagaaccaaaaaaaaaaaaaaaaacataaataagggTACTTTAGTTCAAATGTATAAAATCGTggttagtatttttttaaaaaaaatttttttgctatttttcaaattttaaattgtaaggtggctatttttccaaaaaacccaAAGCAACCATCAACAGCCATGTGCCAAAAACCGCCCCACTACAGTGCCTTAGAAAGGCAGGCCTAATAGAGTGTGAATTGCACTTGATTTTCCAAGGTCGAATATTATCAATAAAGCCACACCAAATCAATCCCCTTTCGCGTGCCCAAAAGCTGAAAAAGGCATAAAATTACTCTGTGAGTCCTCCATCATCTTTTTGCTTCCACAAAGGGCTAACATTTGACCATGACGTTCGACCTAAGAAGCCCAACCATTATAAGCAACTACCCCACATCTTATAACACAATTCATTACACTATTTTTCTAGAAAGATATCATCTTACTCAAAGCGCCTAGAAAGAGGgggaaaatatttatgcatagaaaagtaaaatatgGATAATtacctagagagagagagatagagagagagagagagagagattaaattGGGAATTGAAGgtattaaagtaaataaatacttgTCAAACTCCTGCTTTAATATTAAAGTGGTAAGATTATTATTTTGCCACCTCAGCTTTCACCCGAGAGATATGGATAACTCATTTTTTACTGGTATCGtcttaaaaaactaaataaataaaactgttTGATTCAATTTTGTAGAAGtaggaatatataaatatagcttGAATGCAGTACGTGGAGCAATTCGGaccaaagaacaaaaaaaggataaagataaaataaaataaaataaaaaggaatctTCTCAATGGATCCCGCGGTCcaatttttctcaattttttgaaTGCTTAACAAAAATCGTTCATAGAAAGAAAACGACaattatacaaaaagaaaaaagaaaaaagaaaaaacgtgGAAACATGGAGTGCCACGGAGCAAACCAATTgcggaaaaataattaattaattaaatttacaaaatcCGACGAAACAAGTTTTCTATGCCGAGGCTGAGTCCATCATACTTGCATAGATCTTCGAATCCCATGTATTCATGTCGCTGGATCTTCCCGATCATCTTTGCTATGCCCACGCCGcctaataacaacaacaacaaaataaaaaaaattatgagctATAGAAGCAAAAagagaaatttctaaaataatttatggaaataataataataataagcgcATTAAATAAGGGCATTACCTAGTGAAACGGCACTGACAAAAATGGTAAAAGCAAGAACGAAGATGATAAGAGACGCTCTTCCAAATATAGCAATCACTTTAGTCATGATTTTTTGGCCTATATATGCAGCTATAGCAGCCACAGCTATAAAATATATTGCTGCATTGTTCCATACACAAACACAGAATTTACTCTTCCTTTAATCAAAGCagcataaaaacaaatttataaaaaataaaaataaaaaaaactttcttagtgttagaaagaaaaattaatttacaatcttaCGTACCGTAAGGAACTGGGAAACGATTTAGAAGGTAGTATTCTACCACTGACATTGACGACGAGAACGTCATTCCAAATGTCGCACTAGCACTTGCCACCTGAGCACGTTTTCAACAAATcaaccccaaaaacaaaaaaaacaaaaaaaaaaatttgataaaaatagaaGTTTGTTTATAAGATTAactaatatttgatatattaacTAAGCTTATGGGCAAAAAAAATCTGCTCTACTTTCCGAAGTACTGAAACTTTGCTCCTTTGCCAGGAATCtcatttgttttgttatttatttattttttgtttaataatgattttgaatttgatttttttcatataataaaagaaaaaaattgagaaaagaaaatgacCTGAGGGGGAACTCCTAGCTCCAAGAAAAGAGGACCCATAACGAATCCACCACCAATTCCAAGAAGTCCTCCAACCATTCCAGCCACCAAACCACAGCAGGCGCAGAAAATGATCTTTCTTAGTGGCCAATTTGATTCTAGGTCTCCTCTTGACGAAATTACCCTCGTTCCCTTATAAAGCCCCACTGCCTCATACGAGAATACCCCTACAGATATTGGGAtctggcatttttttttattaaacatcCCATGATATTCCCATTTATTTAGTccataagtttaaaaaaaaaaattaaaaaaaaaaaattgtccaaaaaatataaatgtagtAGAAAGTACCTGTAACAAGTTCAATATCCAGTACGCCGTGGAACAAGTAGTTGAAGAATTCTATTCACCAAAAGGGGTGATTGCTTTTATAATCGGTACTTAAATAGTCAAATAAGAAATTGATTGTATTTTACTTCTGaattagaagaagaaagaaattcaaacctTGGCAATCTGGAGAGCTAAAAAAGAAACCCAAACGAAGACGAGAAGTCCTAGTTCTTTCCAGTAGATGTTTTGAAGCATACCAACCTGCATTAaatgggccaaaaaaaaaaaagaattttaagaatCAGATCCTGGAATTAAGCTTTGTTTGGCATTGGCTATTTACATTTTGTGCCGGATaatgacaacaacaacaacattaatgataaaataacGAACCTGTTTCTTTTTGGTATCTATTTGAGGGTTACTAGGAAGAGGCTTGTATTCTACCTCTCCAATACCACTACCTGCTGAACAACCAAAATTACACAAGGTGGTTTTGATTCATGTATGTTCTCagtattatatatacatttattattaaatggAAGGCAAACTGGCAAACAGGGAATAATGTTGAACTCACCATTGTTTGACTCCAACCGCTTAGCAAGCTCCTGATTGAAGcagtaaaaagttaaaaaaccaAGGAATTAGATTGTAAACAATGTATCATTTTCATATTGATTTGTCATACATTTGGGAATCCTCTAAAATAGACTTGCAAAATCTGAATTTATAACtccccaaatatatatatatatatatatattttgctaaaataaaaaaaataaaaaattcgttCTCAGATCTATAACAATTttgaataaccaaaaaaaaaaaaaattataacaattttcaatgaaaatgttTTGACTTAGAAGAATTTAATATTTACCCACTAAATTAGAAACAATTGTGTATGATTAatacaaaaatgtaaaaaataataataataaaaataaatccatttgtaatcacacttttttccatattaactttgaaataattttttggtgataattttACTAATTACTTACTAGCaattgaattttctttatttctttatttgaataacataaaaaataaaaataaaaaaaaattctcgaAATTATAAATCTATCCAATATATTTCCTACTAAATTTTATACCTTTTGCATGACGGTCTCTGCTTTCCATGTCTCGACACCCTTAAAGAAGGCCTTCAATGAAGTACCTATACATATTACATGTACagtcaaaatcaaatacatgtttatttttaattaagcaaaaattacttcattaaaaaaaaaaaaaaaagggagattaataaatcaaataccTATAAAAAGAATGAGAAGCAGAACAGTAAGCATCC includes the following:
- the LOC107420664 gene encoding sulfite exporter TauE/SafE family protein 3 isoform X1 — encoded protein: MAVVGSRWGILKSILIVFCNYLFAFAFVSAERSLKHDASRFNSTKETSPNYLVRAMEFLWQPDQPVYEHVWPELEFGWQIIAGTIVGSFGAAFGSVGGIGGGGIFVPMLSIIIGFDPKSATAMSKCMIMGAAGTTVYYNLKQRHPTLDLPIIDYDLVLIIQPMLMLGISIGVAFSVVFADWMLTVLLLILFIGTSLKAFFKGVETWKAETVMQKELAKRLESNNAGSGIGEVEYKPLPSNPQIDTKKKQVGMLQNIYWKELGLLVFVWVSFLALQIAKNSSTTCSTAYWILNLLQIPISVGVFSYEAVGLYKGTRVISSRGDLESNWPLRKIIFCACCGLVAGMVGGLLGIGGGFVMGPLFLELGVPPQVASASATFGMTFSSSMSVVEYYLLNRFPVPYAIYFIAVAAIAAYIGQKIMTKVIAIFGRASLIIFVLAFTIFVSAVSLGGVGIAKMIGKIQRHEYMGFEDLCKYDGLSLGIENLFRRIL
- the LOC107420664 gene encoding sulfite exporter TauE/SafE family protein 3 isoform X2, whose translation is MAVVGSRWGILKSILIVFCNYLFAFAFVSAERSLKHDASRFNSTKETSPNYLVRAMEFLWQPDQPVYEHVWPELEFGWQIIAGTIVGSFGAAFGSVGGIGGGGIFVPMLSIIIGFDPKSATAMSKCMIMGAAGTTVYYNLKQRHPTLDLPIIDYDLVLIIQPMLMLGISIGVAFSVVFADWMLTVLLLILFIGTSLKAFFKGVETWKAETVMQKELAKRLESNNGSGIGEVEYKPLPSNPQIDTKKKQVGMLQNIYWKELGLLVFVWVSFLALQIAKNSSTTCSTAYWILNLLQIPISVGVFSYEAVGLYKGTRVISSRGDLESNWPLRKIIFCACCGLVAGMVGGLLGIGGGFVMGPLFLELGVPPQVASASATFGMTFSSSMSVVEYYLLNRFPVPYAIYFIAVAAIAAYIGQKIMTKVIAIFGRASLIIFVLAFTIFVSAVSLGGVGIAKMIGKIQRHEYMGFEDLCKYDGLSLGIENLFRRIL